One part of the Gossypium raimondii isolate GPD5lz chromosome 1, ASM2569854v1, whole genome shotgun sequence genome encodes these proteins:
- the LOC128040476 gene encoding uncharacterized protein LOC128040476: MGVVKFDDSIKAENPLPNHTDGGVNIMGEDRKIKADIADVKTPLRWVWKEMVKRGLIASEESCEKRRNYCEFHCEMGHEIQECTKFRAVVQGVPKANHPVVIISRPKNSEAGARVAPKVIIQKLTVFTYKDNRRVPWNYNCNVTIPGKENVINKEDHDEGGHDEQVKARVEPIREETSIGKKKKAVEPELVVNEPIKEEEAREFLKFIKHSEYSIVEQLHKQPARIFVLALLLNSEGHRNALLKVLNETYVADDISVNKLDRLVGNISADNFISFSDDEIPPGSMGSTRALHITVRCKGCILPGVLVDNGSALNVLPLSTLNRLPMDSSHMKSCQNVVRAFDGTERKVMGRIDIPLLIGPTVYEVDFLVMNIKPSYSCLLGRPWIHSAGAVPSSLHQKLKLVSEGRVVMIDTEEDIIASVTNDAPYLETSDDAIECSFRSLEFVNATFIREGNKIPMPRISRTTGIGLRLTVGKGALPRRGLGKYLQGRVEVPVLRGKYDRFGLGYKPDSKQKRIEQEKKRVRRRDRLTGDEVKWEPMTFPHLSKTFVSGGFVYQGMLGVRSINMELGSIHAVYEEATRGRALPDIRPYESEIELNNWTAEEIPVVFRISSESHDTNDANVTLTNLEFPFERNMCSEESHDFEDNEDCGLSPDLFKMVERAEKQILPHKESIEIVSLEEGKEDMPGLSIDMVVHRLPIREDCKPVQQKLRRMRPDIVLKINEEVQKQFDAGFLQ; the protein is encoded by the exons ATGGgtgtcgttaaatttgatgactCGATCAAGGCAGAAAACCCATTACCAAATCACACTGATGGTGGGGTAAATATAATGGGCGAGGACAGAAAAATTAAGGCAGACATTGCGGACGTGAAGACTCCTTTGAGATGGGTCTGGAAAGAGATGGTGAAAAGGGGGCTAATTGCTTCAGAAGAAAGCTGTGAGAAGAGGAggaactactgtgagttccactGTGAAATGGGGCATGAAATCCAAGAGTGTACGAAGTTCAGAGCTGTGGTACAGG GAGTTCCAAAGGCTAACCAtcctgtggtcatcatctcACGACCTAAGAATAGTGAGGCTGGAGCGCGAGTAGCACCAAAGGTCATCATTCAAAAACTGACCGTGTTTACTTACAAGGATAACAGGAGGGTTCCTTGGAATTACAATTGTAATGTGACAATCCCAGGGAAGGAGAATGTAATTAATAAAGAGGACCATGATGAAGGAGGGCATGACGAACAGGTGAAGGCTCGAGTAGAGCCAATAAGAGAAGAAACTTCGAttggaaagaagaagaaggcaGTCGAACCTGAATTGGTGGTCAATGAACCAATCAAGGAGGAGGAAGCTAGAGAGTTTTTGAAGTTCATAAAACATAGCGAGTACAGCATTGTGGAGCAGCTGCACAAACAACCAGCTCGCATATTTGTGCTAGCTTTACTCCTAAACTCGGAGGGACATCGAAATGCACTACTGAAGgtgctaaatgaaacttatgtggCTGACGATATCTCTGTTAACAAGTTGGATCGACTGGTCGGCAATATAAGCGCTGATAACTTCATCTCTTTCAGCGATGACGAAATACCACCTGGGAGTATGGGATCTACTAGAGCTTTACACATCACTGTAAGGTGTAAAGGGTGTATATTACCGGGAGTTCTGGTAGACAACGGGTCGGCACTGAATGTATTGCCTCTATCCACGCTCAACAGGCTACCTATGGATAGTTCACATATGAAATCGTGTCAGAATGTGGTGAGAGCATTTGATGGCACCGAGAGGAAAGTCATGGGACGAATTGACATACCTTTGTTAATCGGCCCAACTGTCTATGAGGTAGACTTTTTGGTTATGAATATTAAGCCTTCTTACAGTTGCCTATTAGGAAGGCCGTGGATTCATTCAGCAGGTGCGGTACCGTCATCGTTacatcaaaaattgaagctgGTGTCAGAAGGTCGGGTAGTGATGATAGATACTGAGGAGGATATCATTGCATCTGTGACCAACGATGCGCCTTATCTAGAAACGAGTGATGATGCAATCGAATGCTCTTTCCGTTCcttggagtttgtaaatgcaacattCATCCGTGAGGGGAATAAGATCCCGATGCCGAGAATATCAAGGACCACAGGGATAGGTCTGCGATTGACAGTTGGAAAGGGAGCTTTGCCGAGAAGAGGATTGGGGAAGTATCTTCAGGGCCGAGTCGAGGTCCCAGTATTGAGGGGCAAGTACGATCGTTTTGGTTTAGGTTATAAGCCAGATTCTAAGCAGAAGAGGATAGAGCAGGAAAAGAAGCGAGTGAGGAGAAGGGATCGCTTGACAGGTGATGAAGTCAAATGGGAACCCATGACCTTTCCTCACCTATCCAAGACTTTTGTATCGGGAGGATTCGTCTATCAAGGAATGCTAGGGGTCAGAAGTATTAACATGGAGCTAGGGAGTATTCATGCCGTGTATGAAGAAGCGACGCGAGGAAGAGCTTTGCCAGATATTCGTCCTTACGAGTCGGAAATAGAGCTAAACaactggactgcagaagaaatacctGTAGTTTTTAGGATTTCCTCAGA GTCCCACGATACCAATGATGCGAATGTCACTCTTACAAATTTAGAGTTtccttttgaacgaaacatgtgttCAGAGGAATCGCATGATTTTGAAGACAACGAAGACTGTGGTTTGTCTCCTGACTTGTTCAAGATGGTAGAAAGGGCCGAGaagcaaatcctacctcacaaggaatcaatagaaattgtgagcttagaGGAGGGTAAAGAG gatatgccgggGTTGAGTATCGACATGGTAGTCCATCGTCTCCCTATAAGAGAAGATTGCAAGCCAGTGCAGCAAAAGCTCAGaaggatgaggcctgatatCGTGTTGAAGATAAATGAAGAGGTCCAAAAGCAGTTTGATGCCGGATTTCTGCAATAA
- the LOC105787162 gene encoding dirigent protein 15, whose protein sequence is MEKQMIFAWAMIFCLAMAPVYGQYYSRTVKAGPRVEKITHLHFYFHDIRSGSNPTAFLIASPNITQDPPSYGTLYAMDDPLTTEFELTSTLVGNAQGLYLALSRDLTKFSAVFYADFTFTTGRFNGSSFSLFSRFPPTDVVPAPGTIREMAIVGGTGKFRMATGFALLRPTSSSNTVGDANVEFNVTLYHY, encoded by the coding sequence atggaaaaacaaatGATATTTGCATGGGCAATGATATTTTGCCTTGCCATGGCACCAGTGTATGGCCAATACTACTCCAGAACTGTTAAGGCAGGTCCTCGGGTGGAAAAGATTACCCACCTCCACTTCTACTTCCACGACATTCGCAGTGGCAGTAACCCTACTGCATTCCTGATAGCCAGTCCCAACATCACCCAGGACCCGCCCTCATACGGCACCTTGTATGCAATGGATGATCCTCTAACTACAGAGTTTGAACTAACATCCACGCTCGTCGGAAATGCCCAAGGGCTCTACTTAGCATTGAGTCGAGACCTTACCAAGTTTTCTGCTGTCTTTTACGCTGATTTTACTTTTACCACTGGCAGGTTCAACGGCAGCTCCTTCAGTTTATTCTCACGATTTCCCCCCACAGATGTTGTTCCTGCCCCTGGCACAATTCGTGAAATGGCAATAGTGGGAGGGACAGGTAAATTTAGGATGGCCACAGGCTTTGCCCTCCTGCGACCCACTTCTTCAAGCAACACGGTCGGGGATGCTAATGTCGAATTCAATGTTACTTTGTACCATTATTAA
- the LOC105787164 gene encoding dirigent protein 4 → MKRLTWILILHLFSVSVQSQYYTESLPYDPEEPKVTNLHFFLHEFLSGSNPTVAMIAQANITSSDNNSSVPFSTIFALDDILKIGPEDNSEVIGNAQGLGILIADTNTTNLLWYWDFGFITGKFNGSSISMFSRNPTTVTVRELSVVGGRGKFRMAKGFAQLKDYSRNDTTIIAELNVTVIHY, encoded by the coding sequence ATGAAAAGACTGACTTGGATTCTAATCCTCCATCTCTTCAGCGTATCAGTGCAGAGCCAATACTACACAGAAAGTTTGCCATATGATCCCGAGGAGCCGAAAGTCACCAATCTCCACTTTTTTTTGCATGAGTTTCTCAGCGGCAGCAACCCTACGGTGGCCATGATAGCTCAGGCTAATATCACAAGCAGCGATAACAATTCATCAGTGCCATTTAGCACCATATTTGCCCTTGATGATATCTTAAAGATTGGTCCTGAGGATAACTCAGAGGTGATCGGAAATGCTCAGGGGCTTGGGATCCTCATAGCCGATACAAATACAACAAACCTGCTCTGGTACTGGGACTTTGGATTTATCACGGGTAAGTTCAACGGCAGCTCTATAAGCATGTTTTCAAGGAATCCGACAACAGTGACGGTACGTGAGCTTTCGGTGGTCGGAGGGAGAGGAAAATTTAGGATGGCCAAAGGGTTTGCACAACTTAAGGATTACTCACGTAATGACACCACTATAATTGCGGAGCTTAATGTAACTGTTATTCATTACTAG
- the LOC105787165 gene encoding dirigent protein 15, translating to MENQMTLAWAIIFCLAVAPVHGQYYSRTVKAGPRVEKITRLHFFFDDIRSGKNATAIPIASPNTTQDPPTYGTLYAMDDPLTMESEPTSTLIGNSQGLYLDLSRERTQFTAIIYADFAFTTGRFNGSSFSLFSRFSAADAPSTIREMAIVGGRGAFRMATGFALLRVTWSNTMGDAIVEFNVTLYHY from the coding sequence atggaaaaccAGATGACACTTGCATGGGCAATTATATTTTGCCTTGCCGTAGCACCAGTGCATGGCCAATACTACTCCAGAACTGTTAAGGCAGGTCCTCGGGTGGAAAAGATTACTCGACTCCACTTCTTCTTCGACGACATTCGCAGTGGAAAGAACGCTACTGCAATCCCGATAGCCAGTCCCAACACCACCCAGGATCCGCCCACATACGGTACCTTGTATGCAATGGATGATCCCCTCACTATGGAGTCTGAACCAACATCCACGCTCATCGGAAATTCTCAAGGGCTCTACTTAGATTTAAGTCGAGAACGTACTCAATTTACTGCAATCATTTATGCGGATTTTGCGTTTACCACTGGCAGATTCAACGGAAGCTCCTTCAGTTTGTTCTCACGCTTTTCCGCCGCAGATGCTCCTAGCACAATTCGTGAAATGGCAATAGTGGGAGGGAGAGGTGCGTTTAGGATGGCCACAGGGTTTGCCCTCTTGCGAGTCACTTGGAGCAACACGATGGGGGATGCTATTGTCGAGTTCAATGTTACTTTGTACCATTACTAA